The proteins below come from a single uncultured Carboxylicivirga sp. genomic window:
- a CDS encoding histidine kinase gives MMISKKCQPKIISYKARLLFEVTMGAMFNLIIVKMFFPGDTSTCQSLAFTIGLFVLISEGIFAFNKLLGYKYSWHQHTLKRLLLLVIFTGFWFVVVSIIAHLTKPLLEHNREIPPTLFWASLVISILFVFIYVSLLIAYNYHQSLAMFIRENEALKNEKLQLDYRALQDQINPHFLFNNLSTLIAIIRQDQKAAIRFAENFSDVYRYVLKSKDAISVTLEEEMTFINAYLEMHKERLGEGLQLEYNILPEVLEMKIPMLSLQLLVENAIKHNVATLAHPLKIEIKTDQDFVTVKNNLNLKNSTYSTNTGLKNLEKRIAFLTDKKINIIKDSNEFIVELPLIKN, from the coding sequence ATGATGATAAGTAAGAAATGTCAGCCAAAAATAATAAGTTATAAGGCCAGGTTACTGTTTGAGGTTACAATGGGGGCTATGTTTAATCTTATTATTGTTAAAATGTTTTTCCCAGGTGATACGTCAACCTGTCAAAGTCTGGCGTTTACTATCGGACTTTTTGTTCTTATCTCAGAGGGAATATTTGCTTTTAATAAACTATTAGGATATAAGTATTCCTGGCATCAGCATACTCTAAAGCGATTATTGTTATTGGTAATATTTACTGGATTTTGGTTTGTTGTAGTATCGATTATTGCTCATTTAACCAAACCATTATTAGAACATAATAGAGAAATACCTCCAACACTGTTTTGGGCTAGTTTAGTCATATCCATATTATTTGTATTTATTTACGTGAGCCTGCTAATTGCTTATAATTATCATCAAAGTCTGGCCATGTTTATCAGAGAAAATGAAGCTCTAAAAAACGAGAAACTACAACTCGATTACAGGGCTTTACAAGATCAGATAAATCCTCATTTTTTATTTAATAACTTAAGTACTCTTATTGCAATTATCAGGCAAGATCAGAAAGCGGCTATTCGGTTTGCTGAAAATTTTTCTGATGTATATCGCTATGTCCTCAAAAGTAAAGATGCTATTTCGGTAACATTAGAGGAAGAAATGACCTTTATAAATGCTTATCTCGAAATGCATAAGGAACGATTAGGTGAGGGGTTACAATTAGAGTATAATATACTGCCAGAGGTGCTTGAAATGAAAATTCCGATGTTGAGTTTACAGTTGTTGGTTGAAAATGCCATAAAGCATAACGTTGCCACTTTAGCTCATCCGCTTAAAATTGAGATAAAAACCGATCAGGATTTTGTGACGGTAAAAAATAATCTTAATTTAAAAAACTCAACCTACTCAACTAATACAGGTTTAAAAAACCTTGAGAAACGTATAGCCTTCTTAACCGATAAGAAAATAAATATAATTAAAGACTCGAATGAATTTATTGTAGAGTTGCCATTAATTAAAAATTAA